In Periplaneta americana isolate PAMFEO1 chromosome 4, P.americana_PAMFEO1_priV1, whole genome shotgun sequence, one DNA window encodes the following:
- the Scgbeta gene encoding beta-sarcoglycan, which produces MKEMSTAPDSRASPMSDVASESGFTTLSLRDKALIKRNINRHHNNNFRAGYVPVHEQSLHKTGLRGRKTYAFWTLVMLLFFLALGNLLLTFIILGVLRLGQGMESLELVPEKKLVMFYGNTDLDRIYKRDGKLEGFYECPVEMTGDNGSVAINLVDNDGRVIDPKINVDLNSTTVTGVQSFDVRDPLTGHSVFSTGFPNFGLPRGVNKLDIKMAQTRRITSPVNSSLYLRSDTYTRLRGTEGTRMEGREIVWSADQDIYLKSVNGSVILSGREGISVDIKSIPIASGDSDGANPTSVQYKVCVCMPGGKLFRVPVPTHGSNKHVGCHNVDLSPHSNPCI; this is translated from the exons CAGCACCAGATTCCAGAGCATCGCCAATGTCAGATGTTGCCTCTGAAAGTGGATTTACAACGCTGTCTTTGAGAGACAAAGCTTTaattaaaagaaacattaataGACACCACAATAACAATTTCAG AGCTGGTTATGTTCCTGTCCATGAGCAATCACTTCATAAAACTGGTTTACGAGGCAGGAAGACTTATGCTTTTTGGACATTGGTAATGCTGCTCTTTTTTCTTGCTCTGGGAAATCTGCTATTAACTTTTATAATTTTGGGTGTTCTACGTCTTGGCCAAGGTATGGAAAGTCTTGAACTTGTACCAGAAAAAAAGTTGGTTATGTTTTATGGAAATACAGATTTAGATAGAATATACAAACGAGATGGGAAGTTGGAAGGGTTTTATGAGTGCCCTGTGGAAATGACGGGTGACAATGGATCAGTTGCTATCAATCTTGTAGACAATGATGGACGGGTTATTGATCCCAAGATAAACGTCGATCTCAACAGCACTACTGTAACAGGTGTGCAGTCATTTGACGTACGCGACCCCCTGACTGGTCATTCTGTATTCTCAACTGGCTTCCCTAATTTTGGCCTTCCTCGTGGTGTGAACAAACTAGACATAAAGATGGCACAAACTCGACGAATTACAAGTCCTGTGAATTCTAGCCTTTATCTTCGTTCAGATACTTACACTCGTCTTCGCGGTACAGAAGGTACACGCATGGAAGGTCGAGAGATCGTGTGGTCAGCAGATCAAGATATATATCTGAAAAGTGTTAATGGAAGTGTAATCCTCAGTGGACGCGAAGGAATATCAGTAGACATTAAGAGTATCCCAATTGCGTCTGGTGATAGTGATGGGGCAAATCCAACAtcagtgcagtacaaagtatgtGTCTGCATGCCTGGTGGCAAACTGTTCCGTGTCCCTGTACCCACTCATGGGAGCAACAAACACGTTGGGTGTCATAATGTGGATCTATCTCCTCATTCAAATCCTTGCATATAA